The Chryseolinea soli genome contains a region encoding:
- a CDS encoding RagB/SusD family nutrient uptake outer membrane protein — MKKIFCVAAIAGLLMATGCDLDVVPQGSPTTGTFWKTEADAIAGINSAYAEFSNDDMYGRGFFWLSNASNDIGTKPRAFSENVKAFKITGNESEVKSIWRLHYLTMKRCNDVIRNVPNIQMTESLKNRILGEAHFLHAVMHLELAYHYGDDRKGIPIIDRVDYENAYVPRPANVKVNYDYIIEDLKAAADLLPYFDDYGQSDKGRPHKTAAWAYIARTALYAKDWATAELYADKVISSGKHALVANFADVFKIANNFSPEYIWSVTSSAKDTGLGSIFPGVLLEDKGWGQYNGWGVFYPTQDLYQEFEANDERREATILKTGDVFKYFGADATFNQGAYVVSSSNRTGLQFRKFMEPYGYPKVGGSVDINYVNTNADKPTTALNVPLLRYADVLLMMAEAKLMQGKNADSEINQVRERAGLGDLSGATMTDLKHERRCELAGEWTDHHFDLVRWGDAEATYAKPLYHAYALDNGQPKVIYAGRVFNPAVHHVWPIPPDEIAVSKGTLTQNEGW; from the coding sequence ATGAAAAAAATATTTTGTGTAGCGGCCATAGCAGGATTGTTGATGGCCACCGGTTGCGATCTGGATGTAGTGCCGCAGGGCTCTCCAACGACAGGAACGTTCTGGAAGACCGAAGCGGATGCGATCGCCGGTATCAATTCGGCGTACGCCGAATTTTCGAACGACGACATGTACGGCCGCGGATTCTTCTGGCTCAGCAATGCCAGCAACGACATCGGCACCAAACCGCGCGCTTTCTCCGAGAACGTAAAAGCCTTTAAGATCACCGGAAACGAAAGTGAAGTAAAGAGCATCTGGAGACTGCACTACCTGACCATGAAACGCTGCAACGACGTGATCCGCAATGTGCCGAACATCCAGATGACAGAATCGCTAAAGAACCGGATCCTCGGAGAAGCCCACTTCCTCCATGCTGTCATGCACCTGGAGTTGGCGTACCACTATGGCGATGACCGGAAAGGTATTCCGATCATTGACCGGGTAGATTATGAAAATGCTTATGTTCCCCGTCCGGCAAACGTGAAGGTCAACTACGATTACATCATCGAAGACCTCAAAGCAGCAGCCGACCTGCTGCCGTATTTCGACGACTACGGACAATCCGATAAAGGACGCCCGCATAAAACGGCTGCCTGGGCATACATCGCCAGGACCGCGCTCTATGCAAAAGACTGGGCAACGGCCGAACTGTATGCCGACAAAGTGATCAGCAGCGGAAAGCACGCGCTGGTTGCAAATTTTGCGGACGTCTTCAAGATTGCGAACAATTTTTCTCCGGAATACATCTGGTCCGTTACATCCAGTGCGAAAGACACCGGTTTGGGCTCGATCTTCCCCGGCGTTCTCCTGGAAGACAAAGGCTGGGGACAGTACAACGGTTGGGGCGTGTTTTATCCCACGCAAGATCTCTATCAAGAGTTCGAAGCCAATGATGAAAGAAGAGAAGCCACGATCCTCAAGACCGGCGACGTGTTTAAGTATTTTGGAGCCGATGCTACATTCAACCAGGGCGCTTATGTCGTAAGTTCCAGTAACCGTACCGGTCTTCAGTTCAGAAAATTCATGGAGCCTTATGGCTATCCGAAAGTAGGCGGTTCGGTGGACATCAACTATGTCAACACCAACGCCGACAAACCGACAACGGCCCTGAACGTACCGCTGTTGCGTTATGCCGACGTGCTGCTCATGATGGCAGAAGCAAAACTGATGCAAGGCAAAAATGCCGACAGCGAGATCAACCAGGTGCGGGAACGCGCAGGGTTAGGAGATCTGTCCGGCGCTACCATGACGGACCTCAAGCATGAAAGACGCTGCGAATTGGCAGGGGAGTGGACCGATCACCACTTTGACCTTGTGCGTTGGGGCGATGCAGAAGCTACGTATGCAAAACCGCTCTACCATGCGTATGCATTGGATAACGGACAGCCGAAAGTGATTTACGCCGGCCGGGTATTCAACCCCGCCGTACACCACGTATGGCCGATCCCCCCGGACGAAATTGCTGTGAGCAAA